One window of Nocardia nova SH22a genomic DNA carries:
- the nrdF gene encoding class 1b ribonucleoside-diphosphate reductase subunit beta, with translation MKLIDRVSAINWNRVPDEKDAEVWDRLVGNFWLPEKVPVSNDIPSWATLNPQEKQLTMRVFTGLTLLDTIQGTVGAVSLIPDARTPHEEAVYTNIAFMESVHAKSYSSIFSTLCSTREIDDAFRWSEENPNLQRKAEIVLDYYRGDEPLKRKVASTLLESFLFYSGFYLPMYWSSRAKLTNTADLIRLIIRDEAVHGYYIGYKYQKGLEDLTQPERDELKNYTFELLFELYENEVEYTQDLYDEVGLTEDVKKFLRYNANKALMNLGYEGLFPRDETDVNPAILSALSPNADENHDFFSGSGSSYVIGKAVNTEDEDWDF, from the coding sequence GTGAAGCTGATCGATCGAGTGTCTGCGATCAACTGGAATCGGGTGCCCGATGAGAAGGATGCCGAGGTCTGGGACCGGCTCGTCGGCAACTTCTGGTTGCCGGAGAAGGTTCCGGTGTCCAACGACATTCCCTCGTGGGCCACGCTGAACCCGCAGGAGAAGCAGCTGACCATGCGGGTGTTCACGGGCTTGACCCTGCTGGACACCATTCAGGGCACGGTCGGCGCGGTGAGCCTGATCCCGGATGCGCGCACCCCGCACGAGGAGGCGGTGTACACCAACATCGCGTTCATGGAGTCGGTGCACGCCAAGAGCTACAGCTCCATCTTCTCCACGCTGTGCTCCACCCGCGAGATCGACGACGCTTTCCGCTGGTCGGAGGAGAATCCGAACCTGCAGCGCAAGGCCGAGATCGTCCTCGACTACTACCGGGGCGACGAGCCGCTCAAGCGCAAGGTGGCCTCCACGCTGCTCGAGAGCTTCCTGTTCTACTCCGGCTTCTACCTGCCGATGTACTGGTCCTCGCGCGCCAAGCTCACCAACACCGCCGACCTGATCCGCCTGATCATCCGCGACGAGGCCGTGCACGGCTACTACATCGGCTACAAGTACCAGAAGGGCCTCGAGGACCTCACCCAGCCCGAGCGCGACGAGCTCAAGAACTACACCTTCGAGCTGCTGTTCGAGCTGTACGAGAACGAGGTCGAATACACTCAGGACCTCTACGACGAGGTCGGCCTCACCGAGGACGTCAAGAAGTTCCTGCGCTACAACGCCAACAAGGCCCTGATGAACCTCGGCTACGAGGGCCTCTTCCCGCGCGACGAGACCGACGTCAACCCGGCCATTCTGTCGGCCCTGTCACCCAACGCCGACGAGAACCACGACTTCTTCTCCGGTTCCGGCTCGAGCTACGTGATCGGCAAGGCGGTCAACACCGAGGACGAGGACTGGGACTTCTGA